Proteins from a single region of Ensifer adhaerens:
- the addB gene encoding double-strand break repair protein AddB encodes MRGRRSNVFTIPPGLPFLKTLAEKLCDGSLTPDFRYDAADPLPLAGVTIFVPTRRSARVLRSEFVDLLGGRSTILPTIKALGETDDDSGFFDAEVPAILDLAPPLPGTARLIELGRLILAWRNRLPKVVLDIHAESPLIAPASPADAIWLARNLADLIDAMETEELDWDQLDRLDAGEHALWWQLTLEFLKIARTYWPERLEELKQSSPARHRNAILQAETQRIASGKIEGPIIIAGSTGSIPATAALIAAVQKLANGTIVLPGLDQTMSDAEWDMIVADAALDGRPDPASRSHPQYGFYRLLKRMAVLRPDVTTLASAETDLDFRAEILSHALLPAKATNAWTEMRSELDGDALRAAFSDAALIETANEREEAAAIAVALRLALEGSEDSQAALITPDRNLARRVGAELARFGIEADDSAGTPLSSTPQGSFMRLLLEASLRPGDPVPFVALLKHPLARFGLSRDAMRQGADALERMALRGSTATVDILALEPLLAAAIAGHKVDRHPPEWRAGISTEELLAARDLAMKIGLAVAPLASALTRSKDGSRVYSEEFTFADWATRTGQALEAASADERGDLGGLWSGEAADTLATLLRGIIETDGQMTADGPQWCDVMEALAAGAAVKPRSMRHPRVFIFGAMESRLQSMDLVVLGAMNEGNWPGQTANDPFLSRTMKTGIGLEPPERRIGQLAHDFQMACGTRRLILTRSMRQGAAPTVASRWLQRLLALGGEGLTAALQANGADYLAWARMLDDGGRQPLAERPAPKPPADLQPRKYSFSEVSRLRRDPYAIYARRILRLHPLLPFNSDPGPAERGTLYHQIVERFVRGGFDLMSHAAEEAMHRLLNEAFDEARLPMHIDTIWRPRFAAVGLAFIKWERDRARFIRRSRTEAPASMELGVADMRLTGIADRLDTLTDGSVEIIDYKTGSSPSVKEARVLLDPQLALEAAALKAGAFKDLPPSHPQSLLYVRLKPGSRFKQETVNNEGSKAKETKSADQLADESLTELRKLLAALLSGKHGFASRVIVQKERDYGGEYDHLARVAEWSTADSEEDDGDEG; translated from the coding sequence GTGCGCGGCCGTCGGTCCAACGTCTTCACGATCCCGCCCGGCCTCCCCTTCCTGAAGACGCTCGCTGAGAAGCTTTGCGACGGTAGCCTGACCCCGGACTTCCGCTACGATGCCGCTGATCCCCTGCCGCTTGCCGGCGTGACGATCTTCGTGCCGACGCGGCGCTCGGCCCGTGTGCTTCGATCCGAATTCGTCGATCTGCTCGGCGGCCGCTCCACCATCCTGCCCACCATCAAGGCGCTCGGCGAGACCGACGACGACAGCGGCTTCTTCGATGCCGAGGTGCCGGCGATCCTCGATCTGGCACCGCCCCTGCCCGGCACCGCCCGCCTGATCGAGCTTGGCCGGCTTATCCTGGCCTGGCGCAATCGCCTGCCAAAGGTCGTGCTCGACATCCATGCAGAAAGCCCGTTGATTGCGCCGGCAAGCCCCGCCGATGCGATCTGGCTCGCCCGCAATCTCGCCGATCTCATCGATGCGATGGAGACGGAAGAGCTGGACTGGGATCAACTCGACCGGCTCGATGCCGGCGAGCACGCGCTCTGGTGGCAGCTGACGCTCGAGTTCCTGAAGATCGCGCGAACCTACTGGCCGGAGCGGCTCGAAGAGCTCAAGCAATCCTCCCCTGCGCGCCACCGCAACGCCATCCTGCAGGCCGAGACGCAGCGCATCGCCAGCGGCAAGATCGAGGGCCCGATCATCATCGCCGGTTCGACCGGTTCCATTCCCGCGACTGCCGCGCTGATCGCCGCCGTGCAGAAGCTTGCCAACGGCACGATCGTGCTGCCCGGTCTCGATCAGACGATGAGCGATGCCGAATGGGACATGATCGTCGCCGACGCCGCACTTGACGGCCGGCCGGATCCGGCGAGCCGCAGCCATCCGCAATACGGCTTCTACCGGTTGCTGAAGCGCATGGCCGTGCTCCGGCCCGACGTGACCACCCTGGCAAGCGCCGAGACCGATCTCGATTTCCGCGCCGAGATCCTCTCGCACGCACTGTTGCCGGCAAAGGCCACCAATGCCTGGACCGAAATGCGCAGCGAACTCGATGGCGACGCGCTGCGCGCCGCCTTCAGCGATGCGGCGCTCATCGAAACCGCCAACGAGCGCGAGGAGGCGGCGGCGATTGCCGTTGCGCTGCGGCTTGCCTTGGAAGGCAGTGAGGACAGCCAGGCGGCACTGATCACGCCCGACCGAAACCTCGCGCGGCGGGTCGGCGCCGAGCTCGCCCGCTTTGGCATCGAAGCCGACGATTCCGCCGGCACGCCTTTGTCCTCGACGCCGCAGGGCAGCTTCATGCGCCTGCTTCTGGAGGCGAGCCTGCGCCCCGGCGATCCCGTGCCCTTCGTCGCGCTTCTCAAACATCCGCTGGCGCGCTTCGGGCTGTCGCGTGACGCCATGCGCCAGGGCGCCGATGCGCTCGAACGCATGGCGCTGCGCGGCAGTACCGCGACCGTCGATATCCTCGCCCTGGAACCGTTGCTCGCGGCGGCAATTGCCGGGCACAAGGTCGATCGCCACCCGCCGGAATGGCGGGCCGGCATCAGCACCGAGGAGCTTTTGGCCGCACGCGATCTGGCGATGAAGATCGGCCTCGCGGTGGCGCCGCTCGCGTCTGCGCTCACGCGCAGCAAGGACGGCAGCCGTGTGTACTCGGAGGAATTCACCTTTGCCGACTGGGCAACACGTACCGGCCAGGCGCTGGAAGCGGCCTCGGCCGACGAGCGCGGCGATCTCGGTGGACTCTGGTCCGGCGAAGCGGCGGATACGCTCGCGACCCTGCTTCGCGGCATCATCGAAACCGACGGCCAGATGACGGCGGACGGGCCGCAATGGTGCGATGTCATGGAGGCGCTTGCGGCCGGTGCTGCGGTCAAGCCGCGGTCCATGCGCCACCCGCGGGTCTTCATCTTCGGCGCAATGGAATCACGCCTGCAGAGCATGGACCTCGTGGTGCTCGGCGCCATGAACGAAGGCAATTGGCCGGGCCAGACGGCCAACGACCCGTTCCTTTCGCGTACGATGAAGACGGGCATCGGTCTCGAGCCGCCGGAGCGGCGCATCGGCCAGCTCGCGCACGACTTCCAGATGGCCTGCGGCACGAGACGGTTGATCCTCACGCGCTCGATGCGCCAGGGCGCAGCACCCACCGTCGCCTCGCGCTGGCTGCAGCGACTGCTCGCGCTTGGCGGCGAGGGGCTGACTGCCGCCTTGCAGGCCAATGGCGCCGACTATCTGGCCTGGGCCCGGATGCTCGACGACGGAGGGCGGCAGCCGCTTGCCGAACGCCCCGCGCCCAAGCCACCTGCGGACCTGCAGCCGCGAAAATACTCCTTCAGCGAGGTCTCGCGGTTGAGGCGAGACCCCTACGCGATCTACGCCCGGCGCATTCTCCGTCTGCATCCGCTGCTGCCGTTCAACAGCGATCCCGGTCCGGCCGAACGCGGCACGCTCTATCACCAGATCGTCGAGCGCTTCGTTCGTGGCGGCTTCGACCTCATGTCCCATGCTGCCGAAGAGGCGATGCACAGGCTGCTGAACGAGGCCTTCGACGAGGCGCGGCTGCCCATGCATATCGACACGATCTGGCGGCCACGCTTCGCCGCCGTCGGCTTGGCTTTCATCAAGTGGGAGCGGGACCGTGCGCGCTTCATCCGTCGCTCGCGCACGGAAGCTCCGGCATCGATGGAGCTTGGCGTCGCGGACATGCGGCTGACGGGCATTGCCGACCGGCTCGATACGCTGACCGACGGCAGCGTGGAGATCATCGACTACAAGACCGGCTCCAGCCCATCGGTCAAGGAAGCCCGTGTGCTGCTTGACCCGCAGCTCGCCCTCGAAGCCGCAGCCCTCAAGGCCGGTGCCTTCAAGGACCTGCCGCCCAGCCATCCGCAATCGCTGCTCTATGTCCGACTGAAGCCCGGCTCGCGTTTCAAGCAGGAGACCGTGAACAACGAGGGTAGCAAGGCGAAGGAAACGAAATCTGCCGACCAGCTTGCGGACGAATCCCTCACCGAGCTCAGAAAGCTCCTGGCTGCGCTGCTTTCGGGCAAGCATGGCTTTGCATCGCGCGTGATTGTTCAAAAAGAGCGGGATTACGGCGGCGAATACGACCATCTGGCGCGCGTGGCCGAATGGTCGACGGCCGATAGCGAGGAGGACGACGGCGATGAGGGATGA
- a CDS encoding nucleotidyltransferase family protein, translated as MSISNAMVLAAGLGTRLRPITDTMPKPLVKIAGKPMIDYVLDLLAEAGVSKAAVNVHHFAEQMEGHLGQRTTPEIVISDERAALMNSGGGLAKGLKLLPEGPVLVMNADLFWVGEPKGVPSNLTRLAATFDADSMDMLLLCVRDEDTTGHNGKKDFSLGADGKLVRYTEGLPNPVVYAGAIALHSRLFADAPDDAFNLNVYFDRAAEMGRLHGLLLDGHWMTVGTPEAIGEAEAAIRRHQPGG; from the coding sequence ATGTCGATCAGCAATGCGATGGTGCTCGCCGCGGGCCTCGGCACCCGGCTCCGCCCGATCACCGACACCATGCCGAAGCCGCTCGTTAAGATCGCCGGCAAGCCGATGATCGACTATGTGCTGGACCTGCTGGCTGAGGCCGGCGTCAGCAAGGCAGCCGTCAACGTCCACCATTTCGCCGAACAGATGGAAGGCCATCTTGGCCAACGGACGACGCCCGAGATCGTCATCTCCGACGAGCGCGCCGCACTGATGAATTCCGGCGGCGGCCTCGCCAAGGGCCTGAAACTGCTGCCCGAAGGTCCCGTACTGGTGATGAATGCCGACCTCTTCTGGGTCGGCGAGCCGAAGGGCGTGCCCAGCAACCTCACGCGCCTTGCCGCAACCTTCGATGCGGATAGCATGGACATGCTGCTGCTCTGCGTACGCGACGAGGACACGACTGGACACAACGGCAAGAAGGACTTTTCGCTCGGCGCGGACGGCAAGCTCGTGCGTTACACGGAAGGCCTGCCGAACCCGGTGGTCTATGCCGGCGCCATCGCGCTTCACTCCCGCCTCTTTGCCGACGCGCCCGATGACGCCTTCAACCTCAACGTCTACTTCGACCGCGCGGCCGAAATGGGACGCCTCCACGGCCTCCTGCTCGATGGCCACTGGATGACGGTCGGCACGCCCGAAGCGATAGGCGAAGCGGAGGCGGCGATCCGCCGCCACCAGCCGGGAGGATGA
- the tsaE gene encoding tRNA (adenosine(37)-N6)-threonylcarbamoyltransferase complex ATPase subunit type 1 TsaE, translating into MRAIERFLADEAATIELGEDLALVLKPGDCVALSGDLGAGKSTLARAFLRALADDDGLEVPSPTFTLVQTYELRIPVAHFDLYRLADSSELDELGFDEALSQGICLVEWPERADDALPASRIALTITHEKDGRRVEISGPGERLQRIARTLTIRGFLDQNDHPNARRRHLSGDASIRAYERVYPADGSVSRILMDSPRHKPGPILQDGKYYQQLAHIAEDVVPFVAIDQLLIARGLAAPTIYARDLDQGILLIEDLGSDGILDAAGQPIDERYIESARLLARLHAKQTDREISVDQSVIHRIPDFDRTAMKIETRLLTDWYLPWKRGAPASDDEKREYGEIWDGLIDLLQTSETNLLLRDFHSPNIIWRQERQGLDRIGLIDFQDAMIGPTAYDVASLVQDARVTVAPPLASRIMAAYLAERHANGSFDEAAFLRDWHLMSAQRNCKLVGIWVRLMQRDSKPGYMKHMPRTFAYLQVALAHESLKPLHDWCMKTGILDSESAN; encoded by the coding sequence ATGCGGGCGATCGAGCGCTTCCTGGCGGACGAGGCGGCAACGATCGAGCTCGGCGAGGATCTGGCGCTGGTCCTGAAGCCCGGCGACTGCGTCGCGCTTTCCGGCGATCTCGGGGCCGGCAAGTCGACACTGGCGCGCGCCTTCCTGCGCGCACTCGCCGATGACGATGGCCTGGAAGTGCCGAGCCCGACCTTCACACTGGTTCAGACCTACGAGCTGCGTATCCCTGTCGCGCATTTCGACCTCTATCGACTGGCCGACTCCAGTGAACTGGACGAACTCGGCTTCGACGAAGCCCTGTCACAAGGCATCTGTCTGGTCGAATGGCCGGAGCGGGCAGACGACGCTCTACCAGCCAGCCGCATCGCGCTCACCATCACTCACGAGAAGGATGGGCGCCGCGTCGAAATTTCCGGTCCGGGCGAAAGGCTGCAGCGGATCGCCCGTACGCTCACGATCCGAGGCTTCCTCGATCAGAACGACCACCCGAACGCGCGGCGCCGCCACCTGAGCGGCGATGCCTCGATCCGGGCCTATGAGCGCGTTTATCCGGCGGACGGGTCCGTTAGCCGGATTCTGATGGACTCGCCGAGGCACAAGCCCGGCCCTATCCTCCAGGATGGCAAATACTACCAGCAGCTCGCGCATATCGCCGAAGACGTCGTCCCCTTCGTCGCAATCGACCAGCTGCTCATTGCACGTGGCCTTGCTGCGCCGACGATCTACGCTCGCGATCTCGACCAGGGCATCCTGCTGATCGAGGACCTGGGATCGGACGGTATTCTCGATGCGGCCGGACAGCCGATCGACGAGCGCTATATCGAAAGCGCGCGACTGCTCGCCCGCCTTCATGCCAAGCAGACCGACAGGGAGATCAGCGTCGACCAATCCGTCATCCACCGCATTCCGGATTTCGACCGGACGGCGATGAAGATCGAGACGCGGCTATTGACCGACTGGTACCTGCCATGGAAACGCGGTGCACCTGCAAGCGACGACGAAAAGCGCGAGTACGGCGAGATCTGGGACGGTCTGATCGATCTGCTGCAGACCTCCGAGACGAACCTGCTCTTGCGCGATTTCCACTCGCCGAACATCATCTGGCGCCAAGAGCGCCAGGGGCTGGATCGGATCGGCCTCATCGACTTCCAGGATGCGATGATCGGCCCGACCGCCTATGATGTGGCATCGCTGGTGCAGGATGCGCGCGTCACCGTCGCACCTCCGCTGGCCAGCCGGATAATGGCGGCCTATCTCGCGGAACGGCACGCAAACGGCAGTTTCGACGAGGCGGCCTTTCTGCGTGACTGGCACCTTATGTCGGCGCAACGCAACTGCAAGCTTGTCGGCATCTGGGTGCGGTTGATGCAGCGCGACAGCAAACCCGGCTATATGAAACACATGCCGCGCACTTTCGCCTATCTTCAGGTGGCGCTTGCACATGAATCGCTGAAACCCTTGCATGACTGGTGTATGAAGACCGGAATCCTCGATTCCGAATCAGCGAACTGA
- a CDS encoding PAS domain-containing sensor histidine kinase, translated as MNRDETANPGTRRKGPKFLRHLLAGTALFAATDALAQVAPQKANIFGSSEVVTFSVLIGVVSAAMISAIWLIRQRGNIEAENRELRSDLSDANQRLSRYQALVADKNRRIVVWDGLLERAELLGQLPAETGAPADDREFLAFGRWIKAQSAGELENAIDALRTQARSFDLVLETQRNEVLEAQGRVSGGRAFVRFIALNNMRAELAELKLEHDRLNTALVSFRTLLDAIDLPVWQRGTDGVLTWVNEAYADAVEAPSVAVAVAEGRELLATVAREKIRAVSTFDTPFRDKVSTVVRGNRTFFDVVDARSPAGSAGVAVDISGIEAVREELNRTLKSHAETLDHLATPVAIFDGNQRLQFYNQAFQRLWNLDIGFLERKPDNGEVLDRLRAGGQLPEQLNWKQWKANALSVYQALDTQSDLWHLPNGQTLRVFATARPQGGVTWVFENLTEKVDLETRYNTLVQVQGETIDHLAEGVAVFGPDGRIRLSNPAFRAIWGISEAEAKPGTHIRAIEQACLISYDQPDGWKRFTHIITSFDDERPSSRGILELRTGLILDYAVIPLPNAQTMLTFVNITDSVRVERALTEKNEALRKADALKNDFVHHVSYELRSPLTNIIGFADLLKTPAFGDLNERQAEYVDHIATSSSLLLTIVNDILDLATVDAGIVQLDMSDISLTDFLDDIAHQMADRLLESGVTLRIAAPDNLGRMIADQQRLKQIFVKLLTNAANFAPDGSAIDLKCRREGSDFIFSVSDSGPGIPQDVLDTVFNRFESYGQSGGAGLGLSIVESFVSLHNGTVSIRSKEGEGTEVTCRIPSADVPTIVAAE; from the coding sequence ATGAACAGAGACGAAACAGCTAATCCGGGCACCCGCCGCAAGGGCCCGAAGTTCCTGCGCCACCTTCTGGCAGGTACCGCGCTCTTTGCTGCAACAGATGCGCTCGCCCAAGTCGCGCCGCAGAAGGCCAACATCTTCGGCTCGTCGGAGGTCGTCACCTTCTCCGTGCTGATCGGCGTCGTTTCTGCTGCGATGATTTCGGCGATCTGGTTGATCCGCCAGCGCGGCAATATCGAAGCGGAGAACCGCGAGCTGCGCTCCGATCTGTCGGACGCCAACCAGCGCCTCTCGCGCTATCAGGCGCTCGTGGCCGACAAGAACCGCCGGATCGTCGTCTGGGACGGACTGCTCGAACGGGCCGAACTGCTCGGCCAGCTGCCGGCAGAAACCGGCGCGCCGGCAGATGACCGCGAGTTTCTGGCCTTCGGCCGCTGGATCAAGGCGCAATCCGCCGGGGAGCTGGAAAATGCGATCGACGCGCTGCGCACCCAGGCGCGCAGCTTCGATCTGGTGCTCGAAACGCAGCGCAACGAAGTGCTGGAGGCTCAGGGGCGGGTTTCGGGAGGACGCGCTTTCGTGCGCTTCATCGCCCTCAACAATATGCGCGCTGAGCTCGCCGAGCTGAAGCTCGAGCACGACCGGCTCAACACCGCGCTCGTCTCCTTCCGCACGCTTCTCGACGCCATCGATCTGCCGGTCTGGCAGCGCGGTACGGATGGCGTACTCACGTGGGTCAACGAGGCCTATGCGGATGCCGTCGAGGCTCCGAGCGTCGCGGTCGCGGTCGCTGAAGGGCGCGAGCTGCTCGCAACGGTCGCGCGTGAAAAGATCCGCGCCGTCTCGACCTTCGACACGCCGTTCCGCGACAAGGTTTCGACCGTCGTCAGGGGCAACCGCACCTTCTTCGACGTCGTCGATGCCCGCAGCCCTGCGGGCTCGGCCGGCGTCGCCGTCGACATCTCCGGCATCGAGGCCGTGCGCGAGGAGCTCAACCGGACGCTCAAGAGCCATGCCGAAACGCTCGATCATCTGGCCACCCCGGTCGCGATCTTCGACGGCAACCAGCGCCTGCAGTTCTACAACCAGGCATTCCAGCGGCTCTGGAACCTCGATATCGGCTTCCTCGAGCGCAAGCCCGACAACGGCGAAGTGCTGGACCGGCTGCGGGCCGGCGGCCAGCTGCCGGAACAGCTCAACTGGAAGCAGTGGAAGGCCAACGCGCTTTCCGTCTACCAGGCGCTCGACACGCAGAGCGACCTCTGGCACCTGCCGAACGGCCAGACTCTGCGCGTCTTCGCCACTGCCCGCCCACAGGGCGGTGTCACCTGGGTGTTCGAGAACCTGACCGAGAAGGTCGATCTCGAAACGCGTTACAACACGCTCGTTCAGGTGCAGGGCGAGACCATCGACCATCTTGCAGAAGGCGTGGCGGTATTCGGCCCCGACGGCCGTATTCGCCTGTCGAACCCCGCCTTCCGCGCGATCTGGGGCATCAGCGAGGCGGAAGCCAAGCCCGGCACCCACATCCGGGCGATCGAGCAGGCCTGCCTCATCTCCTATGACCAGCCCGACGGCTGGAAGCGTTTCACCCACATCATCACCAGCTTCGACGACGAGCGGCCCTCAAGCCGCGGCATCCTTGAACTTCGGACCGGACTGATCCTCGACTACGCCGTCATCCCGCTGCCGAACGCGCAGACGATGCTGACTTTCGTCAACATCACCGACAGCGTCCGGGTCGAGCGCGCGCTCACCGAAAAGAACGAGGCGTTGCGCAAGGCGGATGCACTGAAGAACGACTTCGTGCACCACGTTTCCTATGAGCTACGTTCGCCGCTTACCAACATCATCGGCTTCGCCGATCTGTTGAAGACGCCGGCCTTCGGCGACCTCAACGAGCGGCAGGCGGAGTATGTCGACCACATTGCCACCTCCTCGTCGCTGCTGTTGACGATCGTCAACGACATCCTGGATCTCGCGACCGTCGATGCCGGCATCGTCCAGCTCGACATGTCCGACATCAGTCTCACCGACTTTCTCGATGATATCGCCCACCAGATGGCCGACCGGCTGCTCGAGAGCGGCGTGACGCTGAGGATCGCCGCCCCCGACAATCTCGGCCGCATGATCGCCGACCAGCAGCGGCTGAAGCAGATCTTCGTCAAGCTGCTCACCAATGCCGCAAACTTTGCGCCAGATGGCAGCGCCATCGACCTGAAGTGCCGGCGCGAGGGCAGCGACTTCATCTTCTCGGTCTCAGACAGCGGCCCCGGAATCCCGCAGGACGTGCTCGACACCGTCTTCAACCGCTTCGAAAGCTACGGCCAGAGTGGCGGCGCAGGTCTTGGCCTTTCGATCGTCGAAAGCTTCGTCAGTCTGCATAACGGCACGGTCTCCATCCGCAGCAAGGAAGGCGAAGGCACGGAAGTGACCTGCCGCATTCCCTCGGCCGACGTGCCGACGATCGTCGCGGCCGAATGA
- the ahcY gene encoding adenosylhomocysteinase, with protein sequence MTTTQDYIVADIGLADFGRKEIAIAETEMPGLMACREEFGASKPLKGARITGSLHMTIQTAVLIETLVALGADVRWASCNIFSTQDHAAAAIAASGVPVFAVKGETLEEYWTYTDKIFQWADGGVSNMILDDGGDATMYILLGARAEAGEDVLSNPGSEEEEILVAQIKKRLKASPGWFTKQRDAIKGVTEETTTGVNRLYQLQAKGLLPFPAINVNDSVTKSKFDNKYGCKESLVDGIRRGTDVMMAGKVAVVCGYGDVGKGSAASLSGAGARVKVTEIDPICALQAAMDGFEVVQLEDVVSSADIFITTTGNKDVIRMDHMREMKDMAIVGNIGHFDNEIQVSALRNLKWTNIKPQVDMIEFPKGNRMILLSEGRLLNLGNATGHPSFVMSASFSNQVLAQIELFTKGEKYKNEVYVLPKALDEKVARLHLKKLGAKLSELSEEQADYIGVKTQGPFKAEHYRY encoded by the coding sequence ATGACCACCACTCAGGACTATATCGTCGCCGACATCGGTCTCGCCGATTTCGGGCGCAAGGAAATTGCGATCGCCGAAACGGAAATGCCGGGCCTGATGGCCTGCCGCGAAGAGTTCGGCGCTTCCAAGCCGCTGAAGGGCGCGCGCATCACCGGCTCGCTGCACATGACCATCCAGACCGCCGTTCTGATCGAGACGCTCGTTGCCCTCGGTGCCGACGTGCGCTGGGCGTCCTGCAACATCTTTTCGACCCAGGACCACGCCGCCGCTGCAATCGCTGCAAGCGGCGTTCCGGTCTTCGCCGTCAAAGGTGAGACGCTCGAAGAATATTGGACCTACACGGACAAGATCTTCCAGTGGGCCGATGGCGGCGTCTCGAACATGATCCTCGACGACGGTGGCGACGCCACCATGTACATCCTGCTTGGCGCCCGCGCCGAAGCCGGTGAGGACGTGCTCTCCAACCCGGGCTCCGAGGAAGAAGAAATCCTCGTTGCACAGATCAAGAAGCGCCTTAAGGCTTCGCCGGGCTGGTTTACCAAGCAGCGCGATGCCATCAAGGGCGTGACCGAAGAAACCACCACCGGCGTCAACCGCCTGTACCAGCTTCAGGCCAAGGGCCTGCTGCCGTTCCCGGCAATCAACGTCAACGACTCGGTCACCAAGTCGAAGTTCGACAACAAGTACGGCTGCAAGGAATCGCTCGTTGACGGTATCCGCCGCGGCACCGACGTGATGATGGCCGGCAAGGTCGCCGTCGTCTGCGGCTACGGCGACGTCGGCAAGGGTTCGGCAGCTTCGCTTTCCGGCGCCGGCGCCCGCGTCAAGGTTACTGAAATCGACCCGATCTGCGCGCTCCAGGCGGCCATGGACGGTTTCGAAGTCGTTCAACTCGAAGACGTCGTCTCGTCGGCCGACATCTTCATCACGACGACCGGCAACAAGGACGTCATCCGCATGGACCACATGCGCGAGATGAAGGACATGGCGATCGTCGGCAACATCGGCCACTTCGACAACGAAATTCAGGTCTCCGCACTGCGTAACCTGAAGTGGACGAACATCAAGCCGCAGGTCGACATGATCGAGTTCCCAAAGGGCAACCGCATGATCCTGCTCTCGGAAGGCCGCCTGCTGAACCTCGGCAACGCCACCGGCCACCCGTCCTTCGTGATGTCCGCTTCGTTCTCCAACCAGGTCCTGGCGCAGATCGAGCTCTTCACCAAGGGTGAGAAGTACAAGAACGAGGTTTACGTCCTGCCGAAGGCGCTCGACGAGAAGGTCGCTCGCCTGCACCTGAAGAAGCTCGGCGCCAAGCTCTCCGAACTTTCCGAAGAGCAGGCCGACTACATCGGCGTGAAGACGCAGGGCCCGTTCAAGGCTGAGCACTACCGGTACTAA
- a CDS encoding HPr family phosphocarrier protein encodes MDHRPDMSLTRELLIINKRGLHARASAKFVQTVEAYDAEITVSKDGMTVGGTSIMGLMMLAASTGCSVCVTASGAQAEEALNALDALVADKFGEEI; translated from the coding sequence ATGGATCATCGTCCCGACATGTCGCTGACGCGCGAACTGCTGATCATCAACAAGCGAGGCCTGCATGCGCGGGCATCCGCGAAGTTCGTGCAGACAGTCGAGGCCTATGACGCCGAGATCACCGTGTCGAAGGACGGCATGACGGTCGGCGGGACGTCGATCATGGGACTGATGATGCTGGCCGCCAGCACCGGCTGCAGCGTCTGCGTGACCGCTAGCGGCGCGCAGGCCGAAGAGGCGTTGAACGCGCTTGATGCGCTGGTCGCCGACAAGTTCGGCGAAGAAATCTGA
- a CDS encoding PTS sugar transporter subunit IIA: MIGLVLVTHGKLAEEFRLALEHVVGPQKAIETVCIGPEDDMDQRRQDILDAVTTVDEGNGVIILTDMFGGTPSNLAISVMRSGTVEVIAGVNLPMLIKLAGVRGESDMDKALVEASEAGRKYINVASRVLSGK; the protein is encoded by the coding sequence ATGATCGGACTTGTGCTTGTCACCCATGGCAAGCTGGCTGAGGAATTTCGACTTGCGCTCGAGCATGTCGTCGGTCCGCAAAAAGCTATAGAGACCGTCTGCATCGGCCCCGAGGACGACATGGACCAGCGTCGGCAGGATATCCTCGACGCCGTCACCACTGTCGACGAAGGCAACGGTGTCATCATCCTGACCGACATGTTCGGCGGAACGCCTTCCAACCTCGCCATCTCAGTGATGCGCAGCGGCACTGTCGAAGTGATAGCCGGCGTCAACCTGCCGATGCTGATCAAGCTCGCCGGCGTGCGCGGCGAGAGCGACATGGACAAGGCGCTGGTCGAGGCCTCGGAAGCCGGGCGGAAATACATCAACGTCGCCAGCCGCGTCCTGAGTGGTAAGTAA
- a CDS encoding HPr kinase/phosphorylase — MTTTRANVHGTAIVLGTRGFLITGPSGSGKSRLALACIAAARQAGHFAALVADDRVDLSLEQDRIVARCPPSIHGLIEIRGAGIGKIETVPAAVMDWALLPVSPPFDPRLPPENETLPLPFGRVLPIVRVPVEEGVLALNILHALIAEKIGF, encoded by the coding sequence GTGACCACGACCCGCGCCAATGTCCACGGCACAGCCATCGTGCTCGGGACGCGCGGCTTCCTGATCACCGGCCCTTCCGGCAGCGGCAAATCCAGGCTGGCACTTGCATGCATTGCAGCCGCACGGCAGGCCGGACACTTCGCGGCTCTCGTCGCTGACGACCGGGTGGATCTGAGCCTGGAACAGGACAGGATCGTTGCGCGCTGCCCGCCATCCATTCACGGCCTGATCGAAATCCGCGGCGCCGGTATCGGCAAGATCGAAACCGTGCCTGCGGCGGTGATGGACTGGGCCCTGTTGCCCGTAAGCCCGCCTTTCGACCCGCGGCTACCGCCGGAAAACGAGACGCTGCCCCTGCCATTCGGGCGAGTACTGCCGATTGTTCGCGTTCCCGTTGAAGAGGGAGTGCTTGCTCTCAATATTTTGCATGCGCTCATCGCTGAAAAAATAGGATTCTAG